From a single Aestuariibius sp. HNIBRBA575 genomic region:
- a CDS encoding Lrp/AsnC family transcriptional regulator, giving the protein MDDLDLRLMNALQRDARASLSELADQLGVTRTTVRTRMEKLKLEGEIVGFTVIARKDVATSPVRGLMMLGIEGRGTERIMARIAAMPQVRAVHSTNGTWDLIAEIGTRTLEELDEVLFAIRRMDGVTRSETNLLLSTRRGRL; this is encoded by the coding sequence TTGGACGATTTGGATTTACGGCTGATGAATGCGTTGCAACGCGACGCCCGCGCATCCCTGTCAGAGCTGGCCGATCAGCTGGGCGTGACCCGCACCACCGTGCGCACGCGGATGGAAAAGCTGAAACTGGAGGGTGAAATTGTCGGGTTCACGGTGATCGCGCGCAAAGACGTGGCCACCAGCCCCGTGCGTGGTTTGATGATGTTGGGCATTGAGGGACGCGGAACCGAACGTATCATGGCCCGCATCGCCGCGATGCCGCAGGTACGCGCGGTGCATTCCACAAATGGCACATGGGATTTGATCGCAGAAATCGGCACCCGCACCCTAGAGGAACTGGACGAAGTGCTGTTTGCCATTCGCCGCATGGATGGCGTTACACGGTCGGAAACCAACCTGTTGCTGTCCACTCGGCGGGGGCGTTTGTAA
- a CDS encoding disulfide bond formation protein B has translation MTRLHLILIAAGGSAALLLGAFGFQMLGYQPCAMCLWQRWPHVIGIALGLLAWKMGAKIWPAIGAVTMAVSAGLGIYHTGVERGFWEGPSSCTGSGLSSSDNLLSLEDVHVVLCDDVVWELFGLSMASYNALASLVFMAAWVMVLRRA, from the coding sequence ATGACACGTCTTCATTTGATCCTCATTGCGGCCGGTGGATCGGCGGCGCTTCTGCTTGGGGCGTTTGGATTTCAGATGTTGGGATATCAGCCTTGTGCCATGTGTTTATGGCAGCGCTGGCCGCATGTGATTGGGATCGCTCTGGGCCTGTTGGCCTGGAAAATGGGCGCCAAAATCTGGCCCGCCATCGGGGCGGTTACCATGGCCGTTTCGGCAGGTTTGGGCATCTACCACACCGGCGTTGAACGGGGATTTTGGGAAGGTCCGTCCAGCTGCACCGGCTCTGGCTTGTCTTCTAGCGACAATCTTCTGAGCTTAGAGGACGTGCATGTTGTCCTATGTGACGATGTGGTCTGGGAATTATTTGGCCTGTCGATGGCCAGCTATAACGCTTTGGCATCTTTGGTGTTTATGGCCGCATGGGTCATGGTTCTGCGTCGGGCCTAA
- a CDS encoding Hint domain-containing protein, whose translation MADIVGTTNNDVIEGTIADDTITGLAGQDVISGEGGDDSISGGAGDDILYGDAGVGTSPGSDSTPLDLSIGNLVSDSSSGNNNAQPNDFAIYSNVAQLDDGTSVSARLVLVSTSDPNLNVDLSGGNGYEILLNSGSGSGRSFGGETATFRMEFFDPATGNPVALNSTATFNDLDRNSPGDQESVTLDANSFNAFGVNSDTSLSVTNQPGSVTAAGTETNNPNDQDAWFSAEFENRDFIEFTLETRSTQSGFSMNGDLIDDPVVEPIEPGNDVIDGGTGQDVIFGQGGNDTLTGGQGDDTLYGGAGEDTLTLQDAQDQVYGGTGTDTITIDPIGPMGSMTVVGGEDADNSDVDTLDLLAGVQAGHYADFNIIDNDANPEDGQVELLDDAGNIIGRIDYSEIENIVICFTPGTMIATPGGEKAVETLREGDKVFTRDSGIQEIRWIGSKTLSAADLAVQPDLQPVLIKAGSLGAGLPERDLMLSPNHRLLLSGPEAQMMFDDSEVLAAAKHLTGRAGVSSAATQGVTYIHVMFDHHEVVLSNGAWSESFQPGDYSLKGLGDAQRDEIFKLFPELNLPGGVENYEAARRVLKKHEALLMAS comes from the coding sequence ATGGCTGACATCGTGGGAACCACCAATAATGACGTAATCGAAGGTACGATTGCGGATGATACAATCACCGGATTGGCCGGTCAGGATGTGATTTCTGGCGAAGGCGGCGACGATAGCATTTCTGGTGGTGCGGGTGATGACATTCTTTATGGGGATGCCGGTGTTGGCACCTCTCCTGGGTCTGACAGCACCCCACTGGATTTGTCGATCGGCAATCTGGTTTCGGACAGTTCCAGCGGCAACAACAATGCCCAACCCAATGATTTTGCGATCTACAGCAATGTTGCGCAATTGGATGACGGCACCTCTGTATCCGCGCGTTTGGTTCTGGTCAGCACGTCCGATCCCAACCTGAACGTTGATCTATCTGGCGGAAATGGCTACGAAATTTTGCTGAACTCCGGCTCTGGATCCGGCAGAAGCTTTGGGGGTGAAACCGCGACATTCCGGATGGAATTCTTTGATCCAGCCACCGGTAATCCCGTTGCGTTGAATTCAACCGCGACGTTCAACGATCTGGACCGAAATTCGCCCGGTGATCAGGAATCTGTCACCTTGGATGCCAACAGCTTTAATGCATTTGGCGTCAACAGCGACACATCGCTCAGCGTCACAAACCAACCCGGTAGCGTGACGGCCGCAGGAACGGAAACCAATAATCCAAACGATCAGGATGCGTGGTTCAGCGCGGAATTTGAAAACCGCGACTTTATCGAATTCACATTGGAAACCCGCAGCACACAATCCGGATTTTCGATGAATGGCGACCTGATTGATGATCCGGTTGTGGAACCAATTGAACCCGGAAATGACGTCATTGATGGCGGCACAGGGCAGGACGTGATTTTTGGCCAAGGGGGCAATGACACGCTGACCGGTGGCCAGGGGGATGACACGCTTTATGGCGGCGCGGGTGAAGATACGTTAACGTTGCAAGACGCCCAAGACCAAGTTTACGGCGGCACCGGCACCGATACGATCACCATTGACCCAATCGGTCCCATGGGGTCCATGACGGTTGTTGGCGGCGAAGATGCCGACAATAGCGACGTGGATACTCTGGATCTGTTGGCGGGTGTTCAGGCCGGTCACTACGCGGATTTCAACATCATCGACAATGATGCCAACCCAGAAGACGGCCAAGTTGAGCTGTTGGATGATGCGGGCAATATCATCGGTCGGATCGATTATTCTGAAATCGAAAACATCGTGATCTGTTTCACACCGGGCACCATGATTGCCACGCCGGGCGGTGAAAAAGCCGTCGAGACTCTGCGCGAAGGTGACAAAGTGTTCACCCGTGACAGTGGCATTCAGGAAATCCGCTGGATCGGGTCAAAAACCCTGTCCGCCGCGGATTTGGCCGTACAGCCCGACCTGCAACCTGTGCTGATCAAAGCCGGTTCTTTGGGGGCTGGCCTGCCGGAACGGGATCTGATGTTGTCACCCAACCACCGTCTGTTGCTGTCTGGGCCCGAGGCACAGATGATGTTTGACGACAGCGAAGTGTTGGCCGCGGCCAAACATCTGACGGGTCGCGCTGGGGTTTCGAGCGCTGCAACTCAGGGTGTCACCTATATTCACGTCATGTTTGATCACCACGAAGTGGTGTTGTCCAACGGCGCTTGGAGCGAAAGCTTCCAACCGGGGGATTACAGCCTGAAAGGTCTGGGTGACGCACAGCGCGATGAGATTTTCAAACTGTTCCCAGAGCTGAACCTGCCGGGCGGCGTTGAAAACTACGAAGCCGCACGCCGGGTTCTGAAAAAACACGAAGCCCTGTTGATGGCGTCTTAA
- the ctlX gene encoding citrulline utilization hydrolase CtlX: MHSIQAPSAVVMVRPHAFASNPETHDDNAFQTLSNRSADVTSRAARDEHDTAVAQLRDAGVTVHVFDDHGVRDTPDSVFPNNWFSTHSGGHVAIYPMFAPSRRRERRADVIELLKQEYRVQDVIDYSGLEQDDLALEGTGAMVLDHVARIAYTAKSHRADPVLLERFCTHFNYEPIAFDARDAQGRDVYHTNVLMGIGTEYALICLDMIVEPDRRAMVKSRLEETGKTVIDLSHDQINEFAGNAIELTGKNGPVLAISARALAALRPDQTAIITNSATLLPLSVPTIETAGGSVRCMIAGIHLSHR; the protein is encoded by the coding sequence ATGCATTCTATTCAAGCCCCTTCTGCGGTGGTTATGGTGCGCCCGCATGCTTTTGCGTCGAACCCAGAAACTCATGACGATAATGCGTTTCAAACCCTGTCTAACCGGTCTGCCGATGTGACGTCACGTGCCGCGCGCGATGAACATGACACCGCCGTGGCCCAGTTGCGCGATGCCGGTGTCACCGTGCATGTGTTTGATGATCATGGGGTTCGTGACACGCCGGATTCCGTGTTTCCAAACAATTGGTTTTCCACACATTCTGGTGGTCACGTTGCGATTTATCCGATGTTTGCCCCATCTCGGCGGCGCGAACGGCGTGCGGATGTGATTGAGCTGTTAAAGCAGGAATACCGCGTTCAGGATGTGATCGATTATTCCGGTTTGGAACAGGATGATCTGGCGCTCGAAGGCACAGGTGCAATGGTTTTGGATCATGTTGCACGCATAGCCTATACGGCGAAATCCCACCGCGCAGATCCGGTTTTGTTGGAACGGTTTTGTACCCATTTCAACTATGAACCCATTGCGTTTGATGCCCGCGATGCACAGGGGCGCGATGTGTATCACACCAATGTTCTGATGGGGATTGGCACGGAATATGCCCTGATTTGTCTGGACATGATCGTGGAACCAGACCGCCGTGCGATGGTCAAATCCCGGTTGGAAGAAACCGGAAAAACCGTGATCGACCTAAGCCATGATCAAATCAACGAATTTGCCGGAAACGCCATTGAATTAACGGGAAAAAATGGTCCCGTATTGGCGATTTCCGCGCGGGCTTTGGCGGCGCTTAGGCCAGACCAAACCGCGATCATCACCAACAGCGCAACTTTGTTGCCGTTGTCAGTTCCAACGATTGAAACCGCTGGCGGGTCCGTGCGGTGCATGATCGCTGGCATTCATCTCTCACATAGGTAA
- a CDS encoding Hint domain-containing protein produces the protein MSDYLLNWDSAALDGNNTIGTGSNTVGVSISTPSNGDGDNWARGNIDGQTELRSSSVDDPTSVIMTFDEPVENLSFEIFDIDSDNYTWDDRVTVIGRDANGNIVPINVTDLAGHHHVNGNQIDTTGNTNPGVDGSGDPDSVTVSIAGPIVSLEIIHNNGAGASVSGTVGISDIAFDSAAPDLDGYVDGTSGNDRIDVAYTGDPEGDRVDNSDAILPGENGQDDVILAGGGNDFVLANDGDDEVYGGSGDDTLCGQDGDDVLYGGAGKDILEGMADNDVVIGGAGADTVYGDAGNDILSGGTGNDVMRGGTGDDLVSGGFGNDNIKAGSGDDVVYGGKGNDYIEGNAGNDELYGGSMDVDTTLDFNDLATGELVDGQYVADGVVIYSADPHNPVMAFDTANPTGGDNDLATGNLGNVLILSEDRDGNDPDDNASGGTFNIEFENCATVNSITLLDVEETAWVKLFDENGNLIGQQDVSTANNGQVVVDFGVSGVASMEVILAGSGAIDNLSYSIDPEEGDGADTILGGDGDDLIDGGAGADVLSGGDDRDTFIGGAGDNIDGGTGGNDYDVLDLTGKGPFYLENVTVDADGDSTSGTVVFVDGSGNPTGDTITFAEIEEIIGDEINRGPDANDDAAEVDEDGSVVIPVLDNDTDPDGDDLTITSASSPNGDVTINADGTLTFEPDANFNGETTITYEVSDGNGGTDTATVTVTVNPVNDDPVANDDTASTDYGQPVVIPVLDNDTDVDGDALTVTDATSPDGDVTINGDGTLSFAPAPGFSGETTISYSVSDGNGGTDTAIVTITVGDAPLDGTVEGTAGDDVIDGTYMGDPDGDLVDNGDAIIAGHNPDDDLIEAYGGNDTIDAGAGDDTVYGGTGNDMIDGGVGNDTMFGEDGNDKIEGSGGDDELYGGAGDDDLWGGANEDIVEGGDGNDTIGGGGGDDLIDGGAGDDIIEGGNNNDSILGGAGNDSVDGGTGDDVIDTSDPDFVNALPDVGYPGIYGADSNPNNDLDTVEGGAGDDTITTGDDDDVIYGGSGNDTIDAGFDDDYVEGGIGNDEIIGSEGNDEIHGGEGNDVIYGGLGAGAPDFVNIADVDGDLVTDNNSDVLFGGDGDDTIFGADDADTLYGGDDRDYLDGGVDDDTIEGGEGNDVIIGGQGADDLTGGADRDTFIGGDAGDHVDGSSTGDDYDTLDLTGSDVDFITYTSADNEDGVVTFGDGSTMTFEEIENVIPCFTPGTTIATPRGERLVEELQEGDRIITRDNGIQEIRWVGHKQMKGTDLVRNPHLKPVLVKAGSLGNGLPERDMLVSPNHRMLVANDKTQLYFEEREVLAAAKHLVGTPGIHNVDVMNTTYIHFMFDRHEVVLSNGAWTESFQPGDYSLKGIGNSQRNEIFELFPELKSQEGLKDYHAARKSLKKHEARLLVQ, from the coding sequence ATGTCAGACTATCTTTTGAACTGGGACAGCGCTGCGCTGGACGGAAACAACACAATCGGCACTGGCAGCAACACTGTGGGCGTGTCCATTTCGACACCTTCTAATGGTGACGGCGACAATTGGGCCCGTGGCAATATTGATGGCCAGACCGAATTGCGCAGCTCAAGCGTTGATGATCCAACATCGGTGATCATGACCTTTGACGAGCCCGTCGAAAATCTGTCATTCGAAATTTTCGACATTGATTCAGACAATTACACATGGGACGACCGCGTCACCGTGATCGGGCGCGATGCCAACGGCAATATTGTTCCAATCAATGTCACAGACCTGGCTGGTCATCACCACGTGAACGGCAACCAGATCGACACAACAGGCAACACCAATCCGGGTGTTGACGGGTCCGGCGATCCGGATTCTGTAACAGTTTCCATCGCAGGCCCAATCGTAAGTCTGGAAATCATTCACAATAACGGCGCTGGCGCGTCGGTTTCGGGGACGGTTGGCATCAGCGACATCGCGTTTGACAGCGCTGCACCTGATTTGGACGGTTATGTTGACGGCACATCCGGCAATGACCGTATTGATGTGGCTTACACTGGCGATCCAGAAGGCGACCGTGTTGATAATAGCGACGCAATTTTGCCCGGTGAAAATGGTCAGGATGACGTGATCCTGGCGGGTGGCGGCAATGACTTTGTGTTGGCCAATGACGGCGATGACGAAGTTTATGGCGGGTCCGGCGATGACACATTGTGCGGTCAGGACGGCGATGACGTTCTGTATGGCGGCGCAGGCAAAGACATTCTGGAAGGCATGGCCGACAATGACGTTGTGATCGGCGGCGCCGGTGCAGACACCGTATACGGCGATGCAGGCAACGACATCCTGTCTGGCGGCACCGGCAACGACGTGATGCGCGGCGGCACAGGCGACGATCTGGTCTCTGGCGGCTTTGGCAATGACAACATCAAAGCTGGCTCTGGCGACGATGTGGTTTATGGCGGCAAAGGCAACGATTACATCGAAGGCAATGCTGGCAATGACGAGTTGTACGGCGGCTCCATGGATGTGGACACCACGCTGGACTTTAACGATCTGGCCACGGGCGAACTGGTCGACGGTCAATATGTGGCCGACGGCGTTGTGATCTATTCCGCTGATCCACATAACCCGGTGATGGCGTTTGACACAGCCAACCCAACGGGTGGTGACAACGATCTGGCAACCGGCAATCTGGGCAATGTTCTGATCCTGTCCGAAGACCGCGATGGCAACGATCCAGATGACAACGCATCTGGTGGCACGTTCAACATCGAGTTTGAAAACTGCGCAACCGTGAACAGCATCACATTGCTGGACGTGGAAGAAACCGCTTGGGTCAAATTGTTTGACGAAAACGGCAACCTGATCGGCCAACAAGATGTGTCGACAGCCAATAACGGCCAAGTCGTTGTAGACTTTGGCGTATCTGGTGTTGCGTCTATGGAAGTGATCCTGGCCGGGTCCGGTGCGATTGACAACCTGTCCTATTCCATCGACCCAGAAGAGGGCGACGGCGCGGACACCATTCTGGGCGGCGACGGCGACGATTTGATCGACGGTGGCGCAGGTGCGGATGTTCTGTCTGGTGGCGATGATCGCGATACATTCATCGGCGGCGCGGGCGACAACATCGATGGCGGCACAGGCGGCAACGATTATGACGTTCTGGATCTGACCGGCAAAGGCCCGTTCTATCTGGAAAATGTCACTGTTGATGCAGATGGCGATTCAACCAGCGGCACCGTGGTCTTTGTGGATGGTTCGGGCAACCCAACCGGCGACACAATCACTTTCGCTGAAATCGAAGAGATCATCGGCGACGAAATCAACCGCGGCCCAGATGCCAATGATGACGCTGCCGAAGTCGACGAAGACGGCTCTGTTGTGATCCCGGTTCTGGATAACGACACTGATCCAGATGGCGATGACCTGACAATCACATCTGCGTCTTCTCCGAATGGGGATGTGACCATCAATGCCGATGGCACGCTGACATTTGAACCAGATGCGAACTTTAACGGTGAAACAACAATCACTTACGAAGTGTCCGACGGCAATGGCGGCACAGATACAGCCACGGTGACGGTCACAGTTAACCCAGTGAACGACGATCCGGTTGCCAATGATGACACAGCCAGCACCGATTACGGTCAGCCTGTTGTGATCCCGGTTCTGGACAACGACACAGACGTGGACGGCGACGCCCTGACTGTTACAGATGCTACATCCCCAGACGGTGATGTGACCATCAATGGCGACGGCACGTTGTCCTTTGCTCCGGCGCCGGGCTTTAGCGGTGAAACCACCATTTCCTACTCCGTTTCTGACGGTAATGGCGGCACAGATACAGCGATCGTAACAATCACTGTTGGTGACGCGCCTCTGGATGGCACTGTCGAAGGCACTGCCGGCGACGACGTAATCGATGGCACATACATGGGCGACCCAGATGGTGATCTGGTCGACAATGGCGATGCGATCATTGCGGGCCACAACCCAGATGATGACCTGATCGAAGCCTATGGCGGCAACGACACAATTGATGCAGGCGCTGGCGATGACACCGTTTATGGTGGCACTGGCAACGACATGATCGACGGCGGCGTTGGCAACGACACCATGTTTGGTGAAGACGGCAACGACAAAATCGAAGGGTCCGGCGGTGATGATGAACTTTATGGTGGCGCCGGGGACGATGATCTCTGGGGTGGTGCCAATGAGGACATCGTAGAAGGCGGCGACGGCAATGACACAATCGGTGGCGGCGGCGGCGATGACTTGATCGACGGTGGCGCTGGTGATGACATCATCGAAGGCGGCAACAACAACGACAGCATCCTTGGTGGCGCTGGCAATGACAGCGTTGATGGCGGTACAGGCGACGATGTGATCGACACATCTGATCCAGATTTCGTCAACGCGCTGCCCGATGTCGGTTACCCCGGTATCTATGGTGCGGATAGCAATCCAAATAACGATCTGGACACCGTCGAAGGTGGCGCCGGTGACGATACAATCACCACAGGTGACGACGACGATGTCATCTACGGGGGGTCCGGCAATGACACGATCGATGCAGGCTTTGACGATGACTATGTCGAAGGTGGAATCGGCAACGATGAAATCATCGGGTCCGAAGGCAATGATGAAATCCACGGTGGCGAAGGCAACGACGTAATCTACGGTGGACTTGGTGCAGGGGCCCCTGATTTTGTGAACATTGCGGATGTTGATGGTGATCTGGTCACTGACAATAACAGCGACGTTCTGTTTGGCGGCGACGGCGACGACACCATCTTTGGTGCGGATGATGCGGATACGCTTTATGGTGGCGATGATCGCGATTATCTGGACGGTGGCGTTGACGATGACACAATCGAAGGTGGCGAAGGCAACGACGTTATCATCGGTGGCCAAGGTGCAGATGACCTGACAGGTGGCGCGGACCGCGACACATTCATCGGCGGCGACGCTGGGGATCACGTGGACGGGTCCAGCACCGGTGACGATTATGACACCCTGGATCTGACCGGTTCTGACGTTGATTTCATCACCTACACATCGGCTGACAACGAAGACGGTGTTGTGACATTCGGTGACGGATCAACAATGACATTCGAAGAAATCGAAAATGTCATTCCGTGCTTTACGCCGGGCACAACAATCGCCACACCACGCGGCGAACGTCTGGTCGAAGAGCTGCAAGAAGGTGATCGGATCATCACACGTGACAACGGCATTCAGGAAATCCGTTGGGTTGGCCACAAACAGATGAAGGGCACGGATCTGGTCCGTAACCCACATCTGAAGCCTGTTCTGGTCAAAGCCGGTTCCTTGGGCAACGGTCTGCCAGAGCGTGACATGCTGGTATCGCCAAACCACCGTATGCTGGTGGCCAATGACAAAACGCAGCTTTATTTCGAAGAGCGTGAAGTTCTGGCCGCTGCCAAACATCTGGTTGGCACACCGGGCATCCACAATGTGGACGTGATGAACACGACCTACATTCACTTCATGTTTGATCGCCACGAAGTGGTTCTGTCAAACGGGGCATGGACCGAAAGCTTCCAGCCGGGTGATTACAGCCTGAAAGGGATTGGCAACAGCCAGCGCAACGAAATCTTTGAACTGTTCCCAGAGCTGAAGTCTCAGGAAGGGCTGAAAGATTATCACGCAGCGCGCAAATCCCTGAAGAAGCACGAAGCACGGCTTCTGGTTCAATAA
- the rocF gene encoding arginase, whose protein sequence is MTQNILLLGIPQDSGKRRQGCLMGPDAYRTAGLGQALSELGHNVQDLGNVTPETVEIPQQENLVKLPETVGWTRALTKAARAAATHGFPIFMGGDHALSLGTVPGMADYAASQDRPLFVLWLDAHSDFHTPDSTDSGNLHGTPVGYFTGRPGFDAFPKLNNVVPTENVCFIGLRSVDIAEHEALAQTNAHLADMRALDEFGIKPPLVAFLEKVRAANGMLHVSLDVDFLDPIYAPAVGTTVPGGATEREAHLVMELLHDSGLVGSLDLVELNPFLDERGRTARLMVDLAASLMGRRIFDRPTRSF, encoded by the coding sequence ATGACACAAAATATCCTTCTTCTCGGGATCCCCCAAGATTCGGGCAAACGCCGCCAAGGCTGTCTGATGGGACCGGATGCCTACCGCACCGCTGGACTGGGCCAAGCCCTGTCTGAACTGGGCCATAACGTTCAGGATTTGGGCAATGTGACACCCGAAACGGTTGAAATACCGCAGCAAGAGAACCTTGTGAAATTGCCTGAAACCGTGGGTTGGACCCGGGCATTGACCAAGGCCGCGCGCGCCGCCGCCACCCATGGTTTCCCGATTTTTATGGGCGGGGATCATGCCTTGTCGTTGGGCACCGTGCCGGGCATGGCGGATTACGCGGCATCACAGGACCGTCCGTTATTTGTGCTATGGTTGGATGCGCATAGCGATTTCCACACCCCGGACAGCACCGATTCCGGCAACCTGCACGGCACGCCGGTTGGCTATTTCACCGGGCGGCCCGGCTTTGATGCTTTTCCGAAATTGAACAATGTGGTGCCGACGGAAAACGTCTGTTTCATTGGGTTGCGATCCGTAGATATCGCCGAACACGAAGCCTTGGCGCAAACCAACGCCCATTTGGCGGATATGCGGGCCTTGGATGAATTTGGCATCAAACCGCCTTTGGTTGCGTTTCTGGAAAAAGTGCGGGCGGCCAATGGGATGCTTCATGTTTCGCTTGATGTGGATTTCCTGGATCCGATCTATGCGCCCGCCGTGGGCACAACCGTTCCTGGTGGTGCCACCGAACGCGAAGCCCATCTGGTTATGGAATTGCTCCATGACAGCGGGCTGGTTGGATCGCTGGATCTGGTCGAACTGAACCCGTTTCTGGATGAACGTGGTCGCACAGCGCGACTGATGGTGGATCTGGCGGCGTCTTTGATGGGGCGTCGTATCTTTGATCGTCCCACAAGGAGCTTCTGA
- a CDS encoding neutral zinc metallopeptidase, translated as MKWQGRRTSRNIEDRRRSGRASMGGAGGIGGLGLVAVLVLGFVFDVDVSALLDGQGGTPSTSNTNLSQADQQMGEFVAVVLADTEEVWHSIFQNQIGEPYTAPTLVLFKGATQSRCGGATAATGPFYCPADQKAYLDTAFFTTLSQRLGAGGDFAAAYVIAHEVAHHVQNELGILGQANRIRAQVSPEESNAISVRIELQADCFSGVWANHAQQMFGSLEQGDIGEAVNAARQIGDDTLQRNAGRVVQPHTFTHGSSAQRQRWFERGLESGELSQCDTFSTDQL; from the coding sequence ATGAAATGGCAAGGACGCCGGACCAGCCGCAACATAGAAGATCGCCGCCGATCTGGACGTGCCAGCATGGGCGGTGCCGGGGGCATTGGCGGGCTGGGATTGGTCGCAGTGCTGGTTCTGGGCTTTGTTTTTGATGTGGATGTGTCGGCCTTATTGGACGGGCAGGGCGGCACGCCATCGACCTCAAATACGAACCTGAGCCAAGCGGATCAGCAGATGGGTGAATTTGTGGCGGTGGTTCTGGCCGATACCGAAGAGGTTTGGCACAGTATTTTCCAAAACCAAATCGGAGAACCATACACAGCACCGACTTTGGTTTTGTTCAAAGGCGCCACGCAATCACGATGCGGCGGCGCAACCGCGGCAACCGGCCCATTTTACTGTCCTGCCGATCAAAAGGCCTATCTGGACACTGCATTTTTCACGACCTTGTCGCAACGGCTGGGGGCAGGCGGCGATTTTGCAGCGGCCTATGTTATCGCTCATGAAGTCGCCCATCATGTGCAGAACGAATTGGGCATTCTCGGTCAGGCCAACCGTATTCGCGCCCAAGTCAGTCCTGAAGAAAGCAATGCGATTTCTGTGCGGATTGAATTGCAGGCGGATTGTTTTTCCGGTGTCTGGGCCAATCATGCCCAACAAATGTTTGGGTCACTGGAACAGGGTGACATCGGTGAGGCCGTGAATGCCGCGCGTCAGATCGGGGATGACACATTACAACGCAATGCAGGCCGCGTAGTGCAACCACATACATTTACCCATGGGTCAAGCGCGCAGCGGCAACGTTGGTTTGAACGCGGATTGGAAAGTGGTGAGCTTTCTCAATGTGATACGTTTTCGACGGACCAATTATAA
- a CDS encoding NTP transferase domain-containing protein, translating to MEPIYNIPMLRHVALEATQVAPTFVALPDLQHPRVNVLSDLDVTVLPIANAAQGQSVSLRDAVVQLPECAGFLVVLADMPDLTAADMASVIAAGPIARGMTQDGKPGHPVWFDAKYRSEFQTLTGDSGAKAILKNHNVTMVPLNGNRARRDIDTPEEWKKYRSETGR from the coding sequence TTGGAACCAATCTATAATATTCCCATGTTGCGGCATGTCGCCTTAGAGGCGACGCAGGTTGCGCCGACATTTGTCGCGTTACCTGATCTGCAACACCCGCGTGTGAATGTATTGTCGGATTTGGACGTGACCGTTTTACCGATCGCCAATGCCGCCCAAGGTCAATCCGTCAGTTTGCGTGACGCGGTGGTGCAATTGCCCGAATGTGCCGGTTTTCTGGTGGTTTTGGCCGATATGCCCGATCTCACTGCGGCCGATATGGCGTCTGTTATTGCCGCAGGCCCGATTGCACGCGGCATGACACAGGATGGAAAACCGGGGCATCCAGTTTGGTTTGATGCAAAATATCGCTCAGAGTTTCAAACCCTGACCGGCGATAGCGGGGCCAAAGCGATCCTGAAAAATCATAACGTCACCATGGTGCCGTTAAACGGAAATCGGGCGCGTCGAGATATCGACACGCCCGAAGAATGGAAAAAATACCGTTCTGAAACAGGTCGTTAA
- a CDS encoding YqaA family protein — protein MIRRIYDWTLSLADSPRALWALAIVAFVESSFFPIPPDVLMIPMIIAAPTRAWKIAAVATIASVLGGLFGYWIGYGLFETLGQPILEFYGKGEDFDHFAERYNEYGAWAVLIAGVTPFPFKVITIASGVTALNLPVFILSAIVARALRFFIVAALLWKFGSPIRDFIERRLGLVFTVFCLLLVGGFIAVKFL, from the coding sequence ATGATCAGACGTATTTATGACTGGACCCTTTCTCTGGCCGACAGCCCGCGCGCCTTGTGGGCGCTGGCAATTGTCGCCTTTGTCGAAAGTTCATTTTTCCCAATCCCACCGGATGTTTTGATGATCCCCATGATCATCGCCGCGCCGACCCGCGCCTGGAAAATCGCGGCGGTTGCGACGATCGCATCGGTTTTGGGGGGGCTGTTTGGCTATTGGATCGGGTATGGATTATTCGAAACATTGGGCCAGCCGATATTGGAATTTTACGGCAAAGGCGAAGATTTCGATCATTTCGCAGAGCGGTATAATGAATATGGTGCATGGGCCGTTTTGATCGCGGGCGTCACGCCATTCCCGTTCAAAGTGATCACCATCGCCAGCGGTGTTACCGCATTGAATTTGCCGGTGTTTATTCTGTCGGCCATTGTTGCACGGGCCTTGCGGTTCTTTATCGTTGCCGCCCTGTTGTGGAAATTTGGATCACCCATTCGTGACTTCATTGAACGCCGTTTGGGGCTTGTCTTTACGGTTTTCTGTCTGTTGCTTGTAGGTGGGTTTATTGCGGTGAAATTCCTATGA